The proteins below are encoded in one region of Phaseolus vulgaris cultivar G19833 chromosome 1, P. vulgaris v2.0, whole genome shotgun sequence:
- the LOC137816577 gene encoding uncharacterized protein isoform X1 — MSPPVSREILRFLNNIDTAGLMEEVMTKLRNVAASTIQYSELLRICRETYESCDKDVAEMAKLLDHSGNVVVLGNSVLLYLEQISKRFLNDFKTKMSLEGASKVMSPPVVPHESSEDFLRRMMYHSRELPEAFNFAHEEKIRRVVLMKEVMKKLRNVTAIMIEYFEFLRICIETCENSDKGAELAKLLDHSRNVVFFGNHVILRPEEVAKLKMMRSSNQSIVNLVKQKAMMGGFGFVLLTFGFGIICCELIY; from the exons ATGTCGCCTCCTGTTAGCAGAGAAATTCTCCGTTTTCTGAACAATATTGATACGGCCGGATTAATGGAGGAGGTGATGACGAAATTGAGGAATGTTGCTGCAAGTACGATTCAATACTCTGAATTGTTGCGGATATGCAGGGAGACGTATGAGAGTTGCGATAAAGATGTAGCAGAGATGGCAAAACTCTTGGATCACTCCGGAAACGTCGTGGTTTTGGGAAACTCTGTTCTCCTCTATCTAGAACAG ATCTCCAAACGTTTTCTTAACGATTTCAAGACAAAGATGTCGTTAGAAGGCGCTTCTAAAGTCATGTCGCCTCCTGTTGTGCCGCATGAGAGTTCCGAAGATTTTCTCCGACGAATGATGTATCATTCTCGGGAGCTCCCAGAGGCGTTCAATTTCGCTCATGAGGAGAAGATTCGGAGGGTCGTATTAATGAAGGAGGTGATGAAGAAATTGAGAAATGTTACTGCAATTATGATTGAATACTTTGAATTCTTGCGGATCTGCATCGAGACGTGTGAGAATTCCGATAAAGGTGCAGAGCTTGCAAAACTCTTGGATCACTCCAGAAACGTTGTGTTTTTTGGAAACCATGTTATCCTTCGTCCAGAAGAG GTggcaaaattaaaaatgatgaGATCATCCAATCAATCAATAGTTAATCTGGTGAAGCAAAAGGCTATGATGGGAGGGTTTGGATTCGTACTTTTGACTTTTGGGTTTGGGATCATTTGTTGTGAGCTAATTTATTAG
- the LOC137816581 gene encoding calcium uniporter protein 2, mitochondrial-like, with protein MSFTIVSKAMSPPLNREILRFLNNIDTAGLMEEVMTKLRNVAASTIQYSELLRICRETYESSDKDVAEMAKLLDHSGNVVVLGNSVLLHPEQISKRFLTDFKTKMSLEGASKAMSPPVVPHESSEDFLRRMMYHSQELPEAFNFAHEEKIRRAVLMKEVMTKLRNVTAIMIEYSEFLRICIETCENSDKGAELAKLLDHSRNVVFFGNHVILRPEEVAKLTMMGSSNQSIVNPIEQMGNQGFYFALGFFTLWFGIICRDLIVRM; from the exons ATGTCGTTCACCATCGTTTCTAAAGCCATGTCGCCTCCTCTTAACAGAGAAATTCTCCGTTTTCTGAACAATATTGATACGGCCGGATTAATGGAGGAGGTGATGACGAAATTGAGGAATGTTGCTGCAAGTACGATTCAATATTCTGAATTGTTGCGGATCTGCAGGGAGACGTATGAGAGTTCCGATAAAGATGTAGCAGAGATGGCAAAACTCTTGGATCACTCCGGAAACGTCGTGGTTTTGGGAAACTCTGTTCTCCTCCATCCAGAACAG ATCTCCAAACGTTTTCTTACCGATTTCAAGACAAAGATGTCGTTAGAAGGCGCTTCTAAAGCCATGTCGCCTCCTGTTGTGCCGCATGAGAGTTCCGAAGACTTTCTCCGACGAATGATGTATCATTCTCAGGAGCTCCCAGAGGCGTTCAATTTCGCTCATGAGGAGAAGATTCGAAGGGCCGTATTAATGAAGGAGGTGATGACGAAATTGAGAAATGTTACTGCAATTATGATTGAATACTCTGAATTCTTGCGGATCTGCATCGAGACGTGTGAGAATTCCGATAAAGGTGCAGAGCTTGCAAAACTCTTGGATCACTCCAGAAACGTTGTGTTTTTTGGAAACCATGTTATCCTTCGTCCAGAAGAG GTGGCAAAATTAACAATGATGGGATCATCCAATCAATCAATAGTTAATCCAATAGAGCAGATGGGGAACCAAGGATTTTATTTTGCACTCGGATTTTTTACTCTTTGGTTTGGAATCATTTGTAGAGATCTAATTGTTAGGATGTGA
- the LOC137816577 gene encoding calcium uniporter protein 1, mitochondrial-like isoform X2, which yields MSPPVSREILRFLNNIDTAGLMEEVMTKLRNVAASTIQYSELLRICRETYESCDKDVAEMAKLLDHSGNVVVLGNSVLLYLEQISKRFLNDFKTKMSLEGASKVMSPPVVPHESSEDFLRRMMYHSRELPEAFNFAHEEKIRRVVLMKEVMKKLRNVTAIMIEYFEFLRICIETCENSDKGAELAKLLDHSRNVVFFGNHVILRPEELSGVYCNLNYDNCDDKEKCLS from the exons ATGTCGCCTCCTGTTAGCAGAGAAATTCTCCGTTTTCTGAACAATATTGATACGGCCGGATTAATGGAGGAGGTGATGACGAAATTGAGGAATGTTGCTGCAAGTACGATTCAATACTCTGAATTGTTGCGGATATGCAGGGAGACGTATGAGAGTTGCGATAAAGATGTAGCAGAGATGGCAAAACTCTTGGATCACTCCGGAAACGTCGTGGTTTTGGGAAACTCTGTTCTCCTCTATCTAGAACAG ATCTCCAAACGTTTTCTTAACGATTTCAAGACAAAGATGTCGTTAGAAGGCGCTTCTAAAGTCATGTCGCCTCCTGTTGTGCCGCATGAGAGTTCCGAAGATTTTCTCCGACGAATGATGTATCATTCTCGGGAGCTCCCAGAGGCGTTCAATTTCGCTCATGAGGAGAAGATTCGGAGGGTCGTATTAATGAAGGAGGTGATGAAGAAATTGAGAAATGTTACTGCAATTATGATTGAATACTTTGAATTCTTGCGGATCTGCATCGAGACGTGTGAGAATTCCGATAAAGGTGCAGAGCTTGCAAAACTCTTGGATCACTCCAGAAACGTTGTGTTTTTTGGAAACCATGTTATCCTTCGTCCAGAAGAG TTGAGTGGTGTTTACTGCAATCTTAACTATGATAACTGTGATGATAAAGAGAAATGCTTGTCCTAA
- the LOC137816582 gene encoding uncharacterized protein — protein MAVSSLSVTPLSLSNSSPSLSSKLKSPFLCLFSGNSLRVTCPKPLHSSTVVHVAPEVLDSSPDPLDPPPETLDDDSESTTYQVGDLGTPSTSAISIGGDADAMAPKQKIRIKLRSYWVPLIEDSCKQILDAARTTNAKTMGPVPLPTKRRVYCVLKSPHVHKDARFHFEIRTHQRLIDIMYPTAQTIDSLMQLDLPAGVDVEVKL, from the exons ATGgcggtttcttctctctctgttactcctctttctctctccaaTTCTTCTCCCTCTCTATCTTCCAAGCTAAAGTCTCCATTTTTGTGCCTTTTCTCGGGTAACTCCTTGAGGGTCACATGCCCCAAACCTCTGCACTCATCAACTGTGGTTCATGTTGCTCCGGAAGTGTTGGATTCTTCCCCTGATCCCTTGGACCCACCTCCAGAAACCCTTGATGATGACTCTGAATCCACCACTTATCAG GTTGGTGACTTGGGAACTCCTAGCACTTCGGCAATTAGCATTGGTGGTGATGCAGATGCA ATGGCACCAAAGCAGAAGATTAGAATCAAGCTTAGATCTTACTGGGTGCCCTTGATAGAGGATTCCTGCAAGCAGATATTAGATGCAGCAAGAACTACCAATGCAAAAACGATGGGACCTGTGCCATTGCCAACCAAGAGGCGAGTCTACTGTGTTCTTAAATCCCCTCACGTACACAAGGATGCTCGGTTCCATTTCGAGATCAGAACTCACCAGCGTCTCATTGATATTATGTATCCTACTGCTCAAACAATAGATTCTCTGATGCAACTAGATCTTCCTGCTGGTGTTGATGTGGAGGTCAAGCTCTAG